CTGATCATCGCTGTGGTAAATTCTTCAGTATTGGGATTTGCAAGTGCAGCAACTCGATTGTTCAAGACTTGGGTATGAGAATAAATATCTGTAGCCAAAACCGCCTTTCCAGATTTAAGATATGAGTAAATTTTCATAGGCGTATTCTCACCTCTAATTCTAGGAGAAACCAAGATATCGGCCTGTTTTAAGTACCCGGCTAACTGATCAATCGGTTTTTGCCCAGCAAAATGAACCCTGCTTGCAATTCTCAGATGGCGACATTTGTTTTGATATTTTTTAATGTCCGCATCCATTCCGCCAAGAATTATTAAATCGACAGAATGGCGCTTTTCTAAAACTTTCTGAAAACTTTCCAGCAAAAGATCGATGCCTTGATAGATTTCTAGATTTCCAATGTACAGCAAGGTCAAGCCTTGAATGCTAAATTCTTTTTTAAAATTCAAACAGTGATTGTTACGACTTTCATCCAATAGAGGTATGTCATGCAGGACAACAATTTTTTTATTCGGGTCATACTCTTTTACAGTTTTAGCAAGTGCATCACAAACTGGCACTACAGCGTGCGACTGTCTTACAGCAATTCTTTCGGCATGAGCAAATATCCTTGAGAAAAGGGCAAGATATGAGAATTTTTCAACCATTTGCTGTGCAATTGAAGAGTCCATGTCATAAATGTAAGGAATTCGAAATATTTTCTTAACAGTTAAGGCCATAAATACCGACTCTTCTACTGCATGAACAATGTCATAGCGTCTTTTAAATAACATTGAAAACACTTGTAAAAACATAAAAATATCGCATATCAATTTTTTCCCTGAGAAACCGGGTCGAACATCCTTCACAAAAAATAGGTTTGGGATTCTAAAAATATTAACGTTTTCATAAGAAAC
The sequence above is a segment of the candidate division KSB1 bacterium genome. Coding sequences within it:
- a CDS encoding glycosyltransferase family 4 protein, which encodes MRILFLAPHPFYQDRGTPIAVNLMLQALSERGEEVDVLTYHEGRNVSYENVNIFRIPNLFFVKDVRPGFSGKKLICDIFMFLQVFSMLFKRRYDIVHAVEESVFMALTVKKIFRIPYIYDMDSSIAQQMVEKFSYLALFSRIFAHAERIAVRQSHAVVPVCDALAKTVKEYDPNKKIVVLHDIPLLDESRNNHCLNFKKEFSIQGLTLLYIGNLEIYQGIDLLLESFQKVLEKRHSVDLIILGGMDADIKKYQNKCRHLRIASRVHFAGQKPIDQLAGYLKQADILVSPRIRGENTPMKIYSYLKSGKAVLATDIYSHTQVLNNRVAALANPNTEEFTTAMI